In the Silene latifolia isolate original U9 population chromosome 1, ASM4854445v1, whole genome shotgun sequence genome, CAAGCGGTCTACATTTAAGCTTCTTGAGGAGCAGCAGGTTGTGCCTCCAATTTGAGTGGGTCTGGGATTGACTCATCAGGTTTCGGTGCCTCCAATTTGAGGGGGTTTTTTATGTACTTCCAGCAACGTTTGTGAACGCCGCTAATCTTCTTTGGGGCAAGAGCAGGAAGACCTGCAAGGGTATTTTCGACGACTTAGCAGTTACCACATATTTAAAATCAAACCAaacttgccaaaaaaaaaaaaaaaaaaaaaaacaatcctcCTATTTATACCGAACATTAGAGAAGTGTTTACATATATCAGCAAACATTACATACGCAAATGAAATCTTAGAGTCTGGAAACAAGTAAATAACAAGATTATTTTCCACTTTTGTGACCTAAGGGGTTACATTTATCCTAAGTCGGAAGAACCCTAAACCTCAGCTCACCAAAGTAGAATTAGTGAAACGTCGGACCAAAGTACAACTTAACTCCTAAGTTCAGTTCACTCATAATGATTGTGCTGAAAATTTGAGGGTGAAACAAGATATCTCATAATTAAGAAGAAAGATTTGTCGGTAATACAAACTGCACAGCCCATTATTCTGACTTTAAATACTGTTCTCTAGACAGCTAAGTTCGTATCAACCCAAGACAATAAGACATTAAAGCAGGACAGAGCATGTCAAACTTAACTCATAGAGTATATTAACAGCCACAACTAATGAATCATAAACAATAACAAGGAACCAACTATGCTTATACGACGATACACAAATACGAAAAGCTAAATATCACAACTTATAGTGTCGCCTAAAAGGTGTTATATTTGAAGGCCTAATCTTTGGCCAAGTCCAAATTCCTTTAAACATATACTTGTCCATGTGACAAATTAATACACATTCGAAAGGCTTAAGATAATGGGTCTGAAAAAGTGATACAGTTTGAAACAGTCATTGTATGATCTTATATGCCCCCGGCAAAACCCAGGAGAAGAAAACGTATGTGAACTTAAGCTAAGTGTACTTGTAACCACAATAAAAAAAATGACTTTGTCCTATCAGGGCATCTGTCAAGAGAGTTTATCTAATTAAAGAAAAGCCCGGCAATTTTCACACAACTAGCTCAAAGGCTCACATGGGGACGTAGAATGGCATTGGAAGTACGCAACTAAGTAACCTTACCCCTTGCTTAAACGCAGATAACTTTTCAAATGATCCAAAATAAAAAATTTAACGAGAAGTGCATCGGCTGCTTCACAACACAAGAAGCTGATACAGTATACTGAGCTCATCGAAAAAGATACAGTAAGAACCAGCACCTAAGGCACAAAAGTAGATGACAAAGATGGCGGGGCTAAGAAAAACATGTATGCTAGTACTAGGCAACATGTGCAACCCATGTCCGCCTGAATGACTGAACCTTGATCTTATGTATCGTAGATCCATATAATTCAACATAAGGCGGAAAGATAAAGTTTGTCTCCTCCCAAACAAAAATCTCAAGAGATAATCGTAGAGTTGCCACTATCGCATTCTAAAAGGCCCCTCTAAGATGGAATTAAATTACACCAAATTCAGCTACTAACCATCCTGAAACTGCATCACACATTCTAATGGCCTTCATCACTCTAACAAGAACATCAATTAACGCAGATAGCTTTTCAAATGATCCAAAATCAAAACTTCAGCAAGAACTCAATCAATCAGCGACGCTTCACAATACAAGAAACACGTACTTAACTCGTCGAAAAGAAAACAGTAAGGGCCAGCAGAAAGGcagagaaaaagatgaaaaagatgtTGGGGCTAAGAACGCATCTACTTGTGAGCTAGCACCAGACTACCAGGAAACATAAGGCGGGAAGAACAAAGTTATGACTGCTTCCAAAAAAAAATCTCAGGAGCTAAGCTTAGAGTTGTCATTGCTGCATCCTCAGTGGCCACTCTAAGATTGAATTAAATTGTACTCGTACCAAATTTAGCTAACAACCAACCTGGCGTAGCAACAAATTCTAATGGCACTCGTCACTCTACCGATTGATAGTGATTTTCAAATTCTAGAGTATGAGAAAGAATCCTGATTGCTAATACCGCACAAACAATAACAACCTCCTCCTTTGTACGTCCCACCAAATCACCAATAGTAAATGGGAGATCAAGCTATAAGCAATCATAATCAAAGTAACACCAAAGAGATTAATCGTGCCTTCAACATTTACCACAGTTTTTTTACTTCTGGCTATAGTCAACATCGACGAACAGACATAAAGAGACGCATTCGCAAAAACCCGGGCAAAACCTTTATCCTCAATCCACCAAAATAAGTACCCAAAACAACAATGCATCGCACAATCTCAAATCCAATCAAATCAAAttataaaccctaaaccctcctTCAACAAATCATgatccccaaatccccaaatcaaACATCCTTAAACTAAAATATAACAAACATTAACATCAATCAAGagtaaaaaaaacccaaattagAGACTAACCatttacataagcaagaccccaAGCTTTGCCATGATTACCACTCTACAAAACCAACAAAAAAAGTCAGAAAACCCAACATTTTCAATTGCACACAAGGTGTTCGACGAAATGCAGCAATAAAAAAGGAATAAATTAACGCACTTTGTAAAGATTAATCTTTGTAATTTCATAAGAAACATTGGTCCAATGTTTTTTAGCCATATGATATCCAATTCCCCAATTGGGTAAAACCTTGGCAACTTCAAACAAGTTTTtcgacttcttcttcttctttcgcgTCGATTCCGTAGATGATTCGCTTGTTTCTGTTGTTGCTGTTGTGGAAGATGATTTAGGGTTTTGGGTTGTACTTAATTTGAATGTTTGAAGAAGATTAAATGGAAGTCTTTTGAATAAGAAGCTCGTTACTGATTTTTCCGCCATTGTTAAGGCCATTTTTGAGCTTTTTGTGTTTTGCTGCTTCTTTTACTTTGCTTTGCTCACTTTGTGTTCGTATTGTTGTTGTGATGGAAAACTAAAGTttttgtttgggctaaaattgtCCGATTAGAGCCCGACCGAGGCGCGGAGTAATTTGTCGACGATGTTTAATAGAGAGCCCAATTGGAATCatgaatagtttttttttttttttttttttttttttttttttttagagcaGAGAAATATAAATCGAACTAACTAGAAACTAAGCGAGAGAATGTAACCCCCTGAATATCTTTCGGGAGAATGGAACGAAGTCCGTCAGGAGGAGTGTCGAAATAAACAACTATGGTAGATGATTGTACTCCCTTGTTAGCAAGTCAATCCGCCGCACAATTCGTTTCCTTAAAACAGTTTCGATCTCAACAACCCAACCATTGATACCGATTAAGTCCTTGCATCTTTGAACGAGAGGACGAAGATTGTCGCCAAGCAACTAGTCCTCATGAATAAGATTAACGCATGATAAGTTGTCCTGTCCAAATACTCTAGTAAATTATTAAACCCGAATGATCTTGCTCGCTCCAATATTTTCGTGTGTTTAGATTGTAATCCTTGTATTTCTCGACATTGTAGTGTTTGATTATTATTTTTAAATCGTTCCATTTTTTTCGTGTTTTTTAAAATTTCTTGCGCTATTTTAAGCATAGTTCTAAGAAAAATAttgatatccgcatccgatccgatccgattatttttgGATATCCGAAAAGTGGATATCAGAAACATTTAATTCGGATATTGACTTAAGGAATTTCTAATATGATATCCGATCCGTGCTCTACCCTACTTTGTACTCGTATTATTTAGTTAGCCACTTTCACGAGCGGACTTCAGGAGTCTACTTTCCTGTACATTCATCATTACGTATAGAGTGCATCAATTGATTTCAGACATAAAACTTATACATAACTTTCTGAATAGAAGATTCGATGTCAAGAGAACGAAGACGAGAACACAGATGGATGTCGAACTAATACCACCTCTCCATAAATATCTACTCCTATTTCAATGGTGCACAAGCTCAGTGCCTCAGACTCTAATCCTACAAAGAAAGGATTATTatgcagaaaaaaaaaaaaaaaaaaaaaaaaaaaactattgtcAGAAACAAGAACCAACATTCATGGAATGCCAAAGCATAAAAGAGACAGAAAAATAAAAGGTCTCCATTCATGCGGCTAAACAAGCGGTCTGAATTTAAGCTTCTTGAACAGCATCAGGTTTCGGTACCTCCAATTTGAGTGGGTCTGGGATTGACTCATCAGGTTTCGGTGCCTCCAATTTGGGTGGGTCTTCGATTGACTCATCAGGTTTTGGTGCCGCCAATTTGAGTGGGTCTTTGATTAACTTCCAGCAACGACTCCTAGGTTTGCCAATCCTATTTGGGAAACGAGCAGGAAAACCTGCAAGGGTATTTTCGACGACTTCACACATATTTTAAACCAAACCAaacttgccaaaaaaaaaaaaaaacaaaacaatccTCCTATTCTTTATACCGAACATTAGATAAGTGGTTACATATATCTGCAAGAGAGTAACATCAGCCAACATTACATACACAAATGAAATCTCGAGTCTGGAAACAAGCAAATAATACGATTATTTTCCGCTTATGTGACCTAAAGTTTTACATTATCCTAAGTTGGAAGAACCCTAAACCTCGGCTCACCGAAGTAGAATTAGTGAAACGTCGGAACAAAGTACAACTTCTCAACTCTTAAGTTCAGTTCACTCATAATGATAGTGCTGGAAAGTCGAAGCTTGAGGGTGAGACAAGATATCTCATAATTACGGAGAAAGATTTGTCGGTAATACAAGCTGCACAACCCATTATTCGGACTCATAGGGTACCATTAGTTGTGTCGTATCAACCCAAGACAATAAGACATTAAAGCAGGACAGAGCATGTCAAACTTCACTCTTAGGTCTCAACTCTCAAGGACGGCCTCAGAGAGTATATTAACAGCCACAAGTAATGAAAATCATAAACAATAACAAGGAACCAACTATGCGTATAGAATGAAGAACAAATACGAAAATTTAAATATCACAAGTTGTAGTTTGTTTCattttaaggccaaaagaaacagtccaaggaatggttaacaattgaaagtgtttcatcgctttttgaagtatTATTCCAGCAGGCCTGACTTCCAatctctatatctcaagttctaacGGTTCAAGTCATATGATTCCTATGCCATTGGAAAGCTTAAGGTCTTATCTAAATCAGGGATTTGGAATTACCATCATAGCTATTTTTTACAATGAGTTAACTTGGCTTATATAGGCCAAGCCAAAGCATCCTAGCCATCCATCTAACCTAGGATCTAAGGGCTTACATTAGTCTTCTAACAAGACAATACATAACAGCTACAAAGCCTTACAATTCTGAAAATAAAAGGCTAAAAACAAAGACATAGAAAAGGAGTGGTCACAAAGGGTCAAGCTTCCTTGTTTGCTAGCTTTATTTATGGATCTTGTGGACATCTTTTGTGGCTGCCAAGAGGTTCGTCCAAGAGTAGGAAGAGACCCAAATAACAGGCAAAAGGTGTCATGAAGCTTGCTTGATCAAAAGGGGAAGGTTGAA is a window encoding:
- the LOC141616952 gene encoding uncharacterized protein LOC141616952 produces the protein MALTMAEKSVTSFLFKRLPFNLLQTFKLSTTQNPKSSSTTATTETSESSTESTRKKKKKSKNLFEVAKVLPNWGIGYHMAKKHWTNVSYEITKINLYKSGNHGKAWGLAYVNGLPALAPKKISGVHKRCWKYIKNPLKLEAPKPDESIPDPLKLEAQPAAPQEA